The region TCCTGGTCGCCCCGGTGAGGCACGTCAGGGAATTGGCGTCGCTCTCACAGGATGAGAGGGCGGATCTCTTGACAATGGTCACACGTTCTGTTGAAATCCTGAAAAAGGTCATGAACCCCGAAGGGTTCAACGTGGGGATGAACCTCGGCAAGGTGGCGGGGGCGGGTGTTGAAGAGCATATGCACTTCCACATTGTCCCCCGGTGGAACGGCGATAACAATTATATGACGGTCTTGGGGGAGGTTAGGGTGATTCCAGAGCACATTGAGGAGACCTATCATAGACTGTTGCCCTATTTTAAAGAAGTTAACATCCTTGATGGAGGTGAGGAATGAGACATGTAAAGGCGATTATTGTCATTCTGTTTTTGCTTGTTGTGGTTATTGTAGCGGTTCAGAACTACCAGGCCCTGGCAACCGTCATCAGTTTCAAGATCGACCTGCTTTTTTTCAAGGCTGAGACCTCCGGCCTTCCCGTATTTCTGATTGCCATTATCGCGTTCCTTATCGGTGTATTGAGCATATGGGTGTACGGGATTTCCGAACGTCTTCAGTTCAAGCGGCAGATC is a window of Deltaproteobacteria bacterium DNA encoding:
- a CDS encoding LapA family protein; this encodes MRHVKAIIVILFLLVVVIVAVQNYQALATVISFKIDLLFFKAETSGLPVFLIAIIAFLIGVLSIWVYGISERLQFKRQIKILRKDVKDKEQELNSLRNLPVTSETMDSDHPPSLHET
- a CDS encoding HIT domain-containing protein, which translates into the protein MKVLWAPWRMEYILSEQKAEECIFCPGDNRDMDRSRLILQAGDLSMVMMNRFPYINGHLLVAPVRHVRELASLSQDERADLLTMVTRSVEILKKVMNPEGFNVGMNLGKVAGAGVEEHMHFHIVPRWNGDNNYMTVLGEVRVIPEHIEETYHRLLPYFKEVNILDGGEE